The following are encoded together in the Chanodichthys erythropterus isolate Z2021 chromosome 16, ASM2448905v1, whole genome shotgun sequence genome:
- the tspan37 gene encoding tetraspanin 37, which yields MAALRRVFGIFLKIACLLLLLAGITGLAGSFLLHKYRVYGLFFSSFYLILPALLAVVGGVILLISGCFGCLVSNKKTSCLHGLFVYILIIVFCVVGTTAALAYSHKRKLDVDLAPLKDVFQNYSGNSQDPDTKAVDALQRELQCCGVNNYTDWLETPWFNHSSKDEVPLSCCNKTFHYCNGTLHFPVLINNEGCQVKLERKLLLVVDSIMITSLVVFFVMVMSWIAVAQLMKHQPPQEYRILDKE from the exons ATGGCTGCActgagaagagttttcgggattTTTCTTAAAATTGCTTGTCTTCTGTTATTG CTGGCTGGGATTACAGGTCTGGCTGGATCATTCTTGCTGCACAAATACAGAGTTTATGGTCTGTTCTTTAGCAGCTTTTATTTAATTCTCCCTGCACTGCTGGCTGTTGTTGGAGGAGTCATTCTCCTTATCAGCGGATGCTTTGGCTGTCTGGTGTCCAACAAAAAAACTTCATGTCTACACGGATTG TTtgtgtatattctcattattgtGTTTTGCGTTGTGGGGACTACTGCTGCGTTGGCTTACTCTCATAAAAGGAAG CTTGATGTGGACTTGGCTCCGCTTAAAGATGTGTTTCAGAACTACAGTGGTAATAGCCAAGATCCTGATACAAAAGCAGTGGATGCCCTTCAGCGTGAG ttGCAGTGTTGTGGTGTTAACAACTACACGGACTGGTTGGAAACACCCTGGTTTAATCACAGTAGTAAAGACGAAGTTCCTCTGAGCTGCTGCAACAAAACCTTTCACTACTGCAATGGGACTTTACACTTCCCGGTGCTTATCAATAATGAG GGCTGTCAAGTTAAACTTGAGAGGAAGTTACTACTTGTGGTGGACAGCATTATGATAACTTCTTTAGTGGTTTTCTTTGTAATG GTAATGTCTTGGATTGCAGTGGCACAGCTAATGAAACATCAACCCCCGCAAGAGTATCGAATCCTGGACAAAGAATAA